From the Bacteroidales bacterium genome, the window ATTCAGATAATACAAACGGTCAGGCCCAGGATACAGGATCATCGGGATTGATACGTTGGATCGAGTTGCTTGGGAACAAGCTTCCACACCCATTCTGGATCTTTGTGTGGATTTGTATATTTGTTGTGATTTTAAGCGGTATAACTTCTTATTTGGGAGTTAGTGCCACGGATCCATCAACAGGCGAGGTGGTGGAGGTTAAAAACCTGATCTCCGGAGAGGGATTGCGCCGTTTTGTGCAGGAGATGGTAACCAATTTTTCCCATTTTGCACCTTTTGGGCTGGTGCTGGTTATGCTGATGGGTGTGTCCGTTGCCGAACGAAGCGGATTGCTTAGTGTTGCCATGCGGACCGTTGCTTTTTCAGTACCCAATAAAGTTGTATTACCGGTTATATTTATTATAGGAGCCTGTGGCAATATTGGTTCCGATGCCGGAGTGGTTATTGTTCCTCCAATAGCGGCCCTTATTTTCAGACAGATGGGGCTAAACCCCATCGCCGGTCTGATAGCCGGATATGCAGGAGCGACGGCCGGTTTTACCGCCAATTTGTTCATTGCCGGCACCGATGTGTTGCTGGCCGGCATTAGTACCTCCGTAACCGAGCGGGTAGCTGACGGGATGGAAGTCAGTGCAACGTCTAACTGGTATTTTATGATTGTATCCACCATTTTACTTGGGCTTGTAGGCGCTTTTGTAGTATCGAAATTCACCCTCCCCAGGTGCAACAAACTAGCCTGCGATTTGTCAGCGGATACGGATACGGCGGAGACCCTTTCAAGCGAAGATGAGAGAAGAGGTCTTAAGCGTGCCGGTATTGCATTATTGATTTATGTGATCTTTATTGCCCTGTTGGTTGCACCGCCAGGGGCACCCCTGCGTGATCCCGAAACGGGAGGTCTCGTCCCTTCACCCTTTTTAAGAGGGCTTATTCCCATATTGTTTTTCTTCTTCGCTATACCAGGCTACTATTTTGGTAAAGCAACCGGTACGATAAAAAAACCGAATGACGTGCTTAAGTTCATGGAGAATGGAATGAAGGAGTTGTCGGGGTATATCGTTTTAATGCTTGTGGTAGCTCAATTCATCAACCTTTTTAACTGGTCACAGCTTGATACCATACTGGCCATTTCAGGTGCCGAATTTTTAGAGGCTACAGGTCTTACCGGTCCCTTGATGTTCACATTGTTTATGATCATTGTCGCTGTCATTAATATTTTCATGGGAAGCGGCTCGGCAAAATGGGCCATTTTTGCTCCTGTTTTTATACCCATGCTACTCCAGATCGGTTATAATCCCGCTTTTGTTCAATTGATGTACCGGGTGGGGGATTCCATTACAAACTGCATTTCACCAATCTATCCATACTTCCCGCTTTTGCTGGGGTGGGTGCATAAATACAATAAAAATCTGGGCATAGGAACCGTCATATCTCTGTTATTTCCTTATGCTATAATTCTTTTCCTTATGTGGCTTATATTGCTGTTTGTATGGTTCGGATTGGACCTCCCCATCGGAGTGGGAGAGGGGATTTTTATGTAACCTGGGCCTTGATATAATTGACTGGCATGAAAAACGAGCGTAACGCAGCCAGCGGATATTATAGACAGACTCTATTTAACCAGAAATTTTAATTTGTATTTATTCCGGCGACTGCTCTTTATTCAAATATGGCCCGGATGTCCTCCTCACTCAGCTTCTTGACAAAGCTCTGCTCTGCGGTGATGAGGTCTTCTGCCAGGGTTTTCTTTCTTTCCTGAAGGTTGAGGATTTTTTCTTCCACCGTATTTTTGCAGATCATCTTGTACGCAAAAATGTGCTTGTCCTGCCCGATGCGATGCGTGCGGTCGATGGCCTGCTGTTCTACGGCCGGATTCCACCATGGATCGATCAGATAAATATAGTCTGCTTCGGTAAGATTGAGACCCAATCCGCCGGCTTTCAGACTGATCACCATGATGCGGCATTGATTATCTTCCTGGAAAGTTTCCACGGCTTGTTTCCGGTCACGGGTTGAGCCGTCCAGATAGCTGTAAACCAATCCCTCCTTATCCAGCTCACGGGTGATCAGTTTGAGCATGCTTACAAACTGGGAGAAGATGATCACTTTGTGCTTGCCGGTTTTTTCCCTTACATGCCTTAAAATTTCCTGCAGTTTTACAGAATTGTTGCCATAATCTTCTTCCGTGTTCATAAGGGCAGGAGAGTCGCATATCTGTCTCAGCTTCGTCAGTGCATCCAACACATTGAATTTGGCTTTGTCAAGTCCTTCTTCATCAATTTTACTGAGCACCTGATTTCTGTATTCATTTTTAAAAGCTTCATACACTTTTCTCTGTTCTTCTTCCATCTCGCAGAAAAGCGGTATTTCGGTTTTTGGCGGCAGTTCTTTGGCCACCTTTTCCTTGGTTCTTCTGAGCAGAAAGGGTTTGATCAACTGCTGCAGCTCCCGGGTTTTTTCTTTATTGCCGTTTTTATCAATTGGAATGGCGTACTCTTTTTTAAAGAAATTCTGGGATCCAAGCAATCCCGGGTTGACAAACTGCATCTGGGCATACAGTTCCATGGTGTTGTTTTCAATGGGTGTGCCGGTCAGCGTGAATCGGTAGGTGGCGTTGATCAGGTTCACCGCCTTGAAACGCAACGAGGATGGATTCTTGATGGCCTGTGATTCATCCAGAACGGCAACGGTGAACTCAAAATCTTTCATCCATTCGATATCACGGGTGAGGGTGCCGTAGGTGGTCAGTATGATATCATAGTCTTTCCAGGTGCTGCTGTCCTTTGTCCGTTGCTGGCCCCAATGAACTACATACTTCATGCCCGGTGTGAACTTGAGTATTTCGTTTTCCCAGTTGAAAAGCAGTGTGGTGGGAGCTATAACGAGAAATTGCTGCCTTTTACTGCCGTTCTGAGACTGGAGGTACCGGAACAGGGAAAGCATTTGCAGGGTTTTTCCCAGGCCCATATCATCCGCCAGAATACCGCCCCATTTGAACCGGTGAAGAAAGACCAGCCAGTTGAGCCCGGCCTGCTGATAATTGCGCAGCTCTGCCTGAACACCATCCGGAGTGGATACTTCTTCAATCGAATCAAAGGATTGCAGCAGTTGTTTCTTTTCTGCAATTTCTCTCGCCACCGCATCGTCATCCAACTGATCATACAATTGTTCAATAAGCTGAAAATGGAGCTTGCTTAATTTGAGCTTGCCATCCTGAACTTTACCGAACTTAAGCATTTTTGACCATTGCTCCAGCCATTCGCCGGGTAGAAGTCCCCAATTATCCTCCCCAAGCCTGACATAATGTTGTTCTTTCATCACTGCCTTGCGGACCTCTTTTAGCGATACCGACTGCTCACCGAAGTTTACCTGCATGTCCATGTCGAACCAGTCAATGCCGGATTTCACACTGAAGCTGGTAGAAGGCCGGTTGGGGTTGTAACGGATCTTTTTGAGATCTTTGAGCCCATATACTTCAATACCCTTTTCCTTGCATTTTTCAAAGAAATCAAAGAACCACATCTTTTTCATCACTTCATCTACATGGAGGAAATAGTATTCCTGCTCGGTAAACGGGCTGAAGCCAGGATGGAGATCAACGATAAAATCTCTGATGTTCTGTTCATATTCCTTGTCCCTGGGGATAACGGTTAACAACCCCTCTTCATCTGTATCGTACAGGTTTTTTCCTGCTTCGTTGAGCAGCACTTCTTTATCGCCGTAAACCACGATGGGATAGATAAGAAGGAAATTACCGGTTTCGGTCAGCTTGATCCTGGTTTTTGGTTGTACCTTTTTTTCTTTTGGCTCCATGCTTTTATCCATTTCTACAGGGATTTTATTCTGGATTTCCTGAATGAACGTCTCGAATATTTTTGGCCACTGTTCGTGAGGAATTTCAATTACCCGCTCCTCCCAAAAATTGAAGTGAGCGGCCAGCAGGAAGTGGTGGTGGTTTTTCCATGTGTGGATTTCGTTGTCTTCCAAGTTGATCCAGACGGGATAATGCATATCATTAATGGGTCCCATGGGTACCTTGCCATTGAGGGTTATGGAAAAGGTGAGTTCGATGTGTCCCTTTTTTTTCTCCACCTCCAGTTTGCTCTCCAGGAACTCTTCCGTGTTGATCTTAACAGGCTCCAGGTTTTTGGCCGGGAATCGGGCATAATTATGAATCCATTCACTGAAGTAAACATATTTGTTTTTCATTTTTGGAAGTACCTGATGAAGATAATTCAGGTAATACCTGGAGAAATCGTTTAACCGGGGGAGGACCTGCCGGGCTTCTTCCTCTGAAATGGCATACCAGTGTGTCTTTCCATGTTCCATTGCAGCAAGCAGATCCTTGTTTAGCCGGGTTTCTGCATCCCGGTACTCGTTGCTCAGTGAAATGATTTCCTGATCTTCCGGAGATATATCTTTCAGAATAGATTCTATATCATAGATTTGATCCAGTGATTCAAGGGTTTGTTTATGAGCGGTGCGGTCTTTACGCAATTTACCATGAACTGGTGTTATTCTGGGAAGGTGAAGGCCTGAAAAGGTGGTCCGGTTTTCTATCACGTAGCCGAGAGAGGTCTCTTCCAGATGGTTTTTATTGCCATTCCGGAGATGCAGTTCCTTTTCGGTAGGTGGGGGATTCTTAAAACCTTTGAATTTGGTCAGCTCTGATATTTTGGTGATGGAAGGATCCAAAACTTCCAGAAAGAGATTTCCTTCATAGAAATAGAAGCGCAGTTTGTCAGCGGGATAATTATCCGGGGTATAACCATAGTCATCCAGTAACGCTTTCTTTTCTTTTTCCCACGAATGAGAGGATTCAAAGGCATGTTCTCCGTAGCGACGGGATATGAAGAGTAATACCCCCAGCTTATGGGCACAAAGGATGTGTCCGGTATCGCTGCAGGTGCAGGAAGTATGGATGGTGGTTTCGTATTGCTTTTTATTGAGCACGACGGAATAGGTTGTATCTCCATCGTGGACGTTTGCTTTGAAGGTGCCGTTCTTATCCTTCTTTATCTGAATGTTTTCAGGAACAGTCAACTGACTTACCTTGTTTTCCAAATCCGCGGGGATGGAACGTTCAAGCCTTTTCTCACCGATCGATGCGGCGGTAAGGGATACATTCTTCGGATCCACCCTTTTTCTGTTGTAAATCGAATTGAGGTGATTTTCAAGTTTACATTCTGTTAATGCTGCCACCGTATGTTTGCAGATTCCGCCATGATCGTAAGGACAATTGCAGGAGGTTTCCAGGTTGTTTTTCCCCCTGAATTCGATTTCCACCAGATATTCCTCATCGCGTCCGGAACTGAGGACTGAAACTTGTAATGTGTTTTTGAGGGTAATCCATATCCCGGTAATGTGACCTCCCCTCCAGAGTTCGAGACCCCTGCGTTCTACGGGATGAGAAGTATTAACGTCTATATAATAATCAATTACCGTTTGTATAACCTGGTTGGTTTTCATATTCTTTACCTAAGCTTAATGAGAATACAAAAATATCAAATCCTCAGATTCAGGATAGGAGCTTACCATAAAATTTATAAACAATGTTGGGGTAGGATATCAACAATCATGAGATGTTTGATTGTCGCATTGTCATTTGATTANNNNNNNNNNNNNNNNNNNNNNNNNNNNNNNNNNNNNNNNNNNNNNNNNNNNNNNNNNNNNNNNNNNNNNNNNNNNNNNNNNNNNNNNNNNNNNNNNNNNNNNNNNNNNNNNNNNNNNNNNNNNNNNNNNNNNNNNNNNNNNNNNNNNNNNNNNNNNNNNNNNNNNNNNNNNNNNNNNNNNNNNNNNNNNNNNCAGAAGATATGGGGTCTTTGCTCCGAATCAGTCTTCAATAAAGGTCTTCCAGTCTTTACCCTTTGTCAACCAGTTCAGGTTGAACCGCGCCATCTTTGCACCTCCATCGTGTTCATAAAGCAGATAGATCATTCCTTCGCCTGGAGTTCCCTCGCGGCCTGCAGCCATAGAAGAATAGGCGAAGCTTCTTTCTTCCACCAGCCGTTTGACAGGCCATGTTTTTCCACCGTCAAAGCTCGCCCAGACCACACCCTGTTTTCTCCCTTCATCCGATTCGATGTTGCTGAACAGCAGTATGTCGTGATTATCCAGACGAAGCCTGGCAAGTCCGCCCATCAGGCCGTAATCTCTGTGCTGAGAACCATCGGGAAGCACCTCGCTAACGGAAAGGTTCTTCCAGGTTTCGCCACCGTCATGGCTCCAGGCAATATGCCGCATCCGCGGATTGCGGCCATCGGTTGAATGATGCCTGCGGGAATTATAATAGACGGTGCCATCGGAAAGCTCTGCCAATGCAGCTTCACCCGTACCTTTAGCAGGAAACGGAGCGCTGGTATGCCAAGTTTGTCCTCCGTCATCGCTGTAGATGGCGTTGGTATAATGCTCATCCCAGTAATTGCGGTCATTCCCACCGTCATAATACCGAGTTGGACGTATCAGCCTCCCCGCATGCTCGCCATATTGCAGGGTGATCCCTCCTTCGTTCATGTGCATGGAGGGATAGTGTCCGAATTGATCCGGATGAATTTCCACTTCTTCCGGCTCCCATGTCTTTCCATGATCTTTGCTGCGGTACATCGTAAATGGACCCGGAGGGTGCCCCGCTTCAACAAATGTCAGGATATCCCCTGTATTCTCATCCACAATGGTGCCACCGCCCTGAAAGCCGGGATCGGCAATGGTTATCTCAGGCCCCCAGCTTTTCCCTCCGTCTTCACTCCGGCGTGCCCTGACGGAATGCCTTCCCCATGTGGCAATAACAGTACCATCTGTTGCCACGACTACATTGGGAAACCGCTCTTCATGGAATATTTTCTGCGTATCCAGGAACGCTCCATCCTTATGCCAGTAAGGATTTTCCTCCGACTGACCAAATGACAGCAGTAGTGAGGTAAGAGGTAACAGACATATCAGTAACATGAATCTTTTCATGGTTTGTAATTTTATACTATTAAACAATTTTTTATTTGGCTGCCACTGCAAAAAGAAAACCTTCCTGAAGACAGAATCCCCTGTGTTGGCCACCATGCCGAGCAATCCATGTTCGGTCATCACTGAGTTGCCATACGCTTTGCGATGATCCATGAACAAATATGGGGACAAAAATCCAATAACCAAAATATTCCCATTATCCTTTTAGCCTGCATTATTCAAAAACGAATCCCGCTTACCAGCGGGATTCGTTTTTGAATGTGGGATGGTTTGCGGGATGGATGCAGGCAACCCCGCATTAGAAAAACCGGCTTTTTTGCGAATTTTATTGAAGCAAAAAGCCAGGTTTTTCAATAGCGTCAGAATTATTCTTGAATAATTCGGGTTAGAGTGAACAAATAGATAAAGAATGGATTTTGAACTTTTAACGATCTGAGTTGTTAAATCATTCAACATTATCGTTTTCACAGTTTTTTATCTACAAGAAAAATAATATGAACCCCTCAAATTTATTGTTTTATGAGTAAAAAGATGTTTGATACTTCGAACAATGCGCTTCACGTAGCGTTGCTAATCCTAAGAATAGGATTTGGTGTAATATTTGTACTCCACGGCTGGCCCAAGATCATCGGCGGAGTTGATACCTGGAGTGGTCTTGGTGGTGCCATGGGTGTTGTAGGACTTGATTTTGCCCCTGCTTTCTGGGGATTTATGGCTGCTCTTGCAGAATTCGCTGGCGGGCTTTTGCTTGTTTTCGGCTTTCTGGTCCGGCCTGCTGCTGCCCTTCTCTTAATTACCATGCTGGTGGCAGTCCTGATGCACAGTGCACAGGGCGATGCCCTGTCTAACATACTGCATCCGCTTAAAGGACTTGTGGTATTTATCGTACTGCTTTACAGCGGAGCAGGGAAATATTCGCTGGATAGGAGGTTTGCAAAGTAAGATTGGTTTCGAGCCAAAAAACTAAGAAAGCACCAAAAACTTAAGAAAGCACCAAAACTTGTCCGGCTTTTGACGGATAACAAGCACCAAAACTTGACCGGCAATTGACGGTTTACAAATAGTCTCGAAATCCTAATAATCGAAATTCTAAACCCTAAATTTTCTGTTTAGGTCATTTGAGATTGGTTATTGTGATTTATTTGTTATTTGGAATTTGTAAATTGGTGCTTTGTTTTATTTAAATCCTCAGATTATGAAAACAAATAACCGTCCCCTTAACAAAAAGGATACCTGCCCTGCTAAAAGAGCCATTGCATTCTGCTCATGGAAGCGGCTTATTCCCTTGATGTTATTGGCATTTTTTGCTTTCCATTCCCGGATTGCAAATGCTCAAATAATGGACACACAAGGCATTGTTGCTGAAGATGCCAGCCTGGAGCTTCTGGGTACCGGATTTGAGTTTACTGAAGGTCCGGCCCCCGACGATGAGGGCAATGTGTATTTTACCGATCAGCCCAACAATGACATTGTCAAATGGGATGCCTCTACCGGTGAGGTTACCCTTTTCATGGATGAGGCCGGTCGCTCGAACGGAATGTTTTTTGATGATCGGGGCCATCTGATCACCTGTGCCGACATGAAGAACCAGTTGTGGTCTATTGATTTAGATACCCGTGATGTGGAGGTGCTTGTGGATGGATACAGGAGCAATCGGCTAAACGGTCCCAACGACCTGTGGATTCATCCCAACGGGGGCATCTACTTCACTGATCCGCTTTACAAACGCGATTACTGGAAGCGGGATCCGAAGATGCAACAGGATGGCGAGCATGTGTATTACCTGAGCCCGGACCGCAGCCGCCTCATGCGGGTGGGGGATGACGTTGTAAAGCCCAACGGAATCATCGGAACTCCGGACGGAGAAAAGTTATATGTGGCGGATATTGGCGATGACAAGACCTATGTGTATGACATCAATGAGGATGCCACATTGTCAAACCGACAGGTGCTTTTTGAACTTGGATCCGATGGGATGACCCTGGACGACAAAGGCAATGTTTATGTTACCGGTGACGGGGTGACGGTTTTTGACAAGACCGGGGAAAAGATCGCCCATATACCGGTGGATAAAGGCTGGACTGCCAATGTATGTTTCGGAGGACCCGACAGACATACCCTTTTCATTACGGCAATGGATTCAGTGTTCGGGCTTGAGATGAATGTGCAGGGAGCTTATTAAAAACAAAACCCATTTGATTGCTTTTAGTGATCGGATTATGCTATCATTTCTAAAAATTTTGTTTAGCTAAGTTTTAGAAGTGATAGCATAATTCGGGTCAGCATCCCACACGGATCAACAATTTATTGTTTGCCGGTGGATCATTCCGGTTCAATCCGATGCATTGTAAGCCAATAAAATCTATCGCGCGCTCTACGAGGCGCCCAAGTCACCAGGGTTCGGCATTTCTATCGCTATCTGCCCCTTATCGGGGCAAGAGGCCGGGGATTTGAAACGCCTGATTGCATGCATCGATATGATTGGGAAATAAAGCCATAACCGGAATTCAGGAGTGATTTTTATATATAGATTAATATTTTCTTTATAAGCCAATAGGATGTAAGAATATCATGTGCCCTTTTATTGCTAATCATCAAATGATGGATGATTTGAGGGCAACAAATATCTGTTGACCTTCTTACCTGAGCTGAGGCATAATAAATCCATGATACCCCGTTCCGCCCTCGTAGAGGGCA encodes:
- a CDS encoding AbgT family transporter; translated protein: SDNTNGQAQDTGSSGLIRWIELLGNKLPHPFWIFVWICIFVVILSGITSYLGVSATDPSTGEVVEVKNLISGEGLRRFVQEMVTNFSHFAPFGLVLVMLMGVSVAERSGLLSVAMRTVAFSVPNKVVLPVIFIIGACGNIGSDAGVVIVPPIAALIFRQMGLNPIAGLIAGYAGATAGFTANLFIAGTDVLLAGISTSVTERVADGMEVSATSNWYFMIVSTILLGLVGAFVVSKFTLPRCNKLACDLSADTDTAETLSSEDERRGLKRAGIALLIYVIFIALLVAPPGAPLRDPETGGLVPSPFLRGLIPILFFFFAIPGYYFGKATGTIKKPNDVLKFMENGMKELSGYIVLMLVVAQFINLFNWSQLDTILAISGAEFLEATGLTGPLMFTLFMIIVAVINIFMGSGSAKWAIFAPVFIPMLLQIGYNPAFVQLMYRVGDSITNCISPIYPYFPLLLGWVHKYNKNLGIGTVISLLFPYAIILFLMWLILLFVWFGLDLPIGVGEGIFM
- a CDS encoding SNF2 helicase associated domain-containing protein, which gives rise to MKTNQVIQTVIDYYIDVNTSHPVERRGLELWRGGHITGIWITLKNTLQVSVLSSGRDEEYLVEIEFRGKNNLETSCNCPYDHGGICKHTVAALTECKLENHLNSIYNRKRVDPKNVSLTAASIGEKRLERSIPADLENKVSQLTVPENIQIKKDKNGTFKANVHDGDTTYSVVLNKKQYETTIHTSCTCSDTGHILCAHKLGVLLFISRRYGEHAFESSHSWEKEKKALLDDYGYTPDNYPADKLRFYFYEGNLFLEVLDPSITKISELTKFKGFKNPPPTEKELHLRNGNKNHLEETSLGYVIENRTTFSGLHLPRITPVHGKLRKDRTAHKQTLESLDQIYDIESILKDISPEDQEIISLSNEYRDAETRLNKDLLAAMEHGKTHWYAISEEEARQVLPRLNDFSRYYLNYLHQVLPKMKNKYVYFSEWIHNYARFPAKNLEPVKINTEEFLESKLEVEKKKGHIELTFSITLNGKVPMGPINDMHYPVWINLEDNEIHTWKNHHHFLLAAHFNFWEERVIEIPHEQWPKIFETFIQEIQNKIPVEMDKSMEPKEKKVQPKTRIKLTETGNFLLIYPIVVYGDKEVLLNEAGKNLYDTDEEGLLTVIPRDKEYEQNIRDFIVDLHPGFSPFTEQEYYFLHVDEVMKKMWFFDFFEKCKEKGIEVYGLKDLKKIRYNPNRPSTSFSVKSGIDWFDMDMQVNFGEQSVSLKEVRKAVMKEQHYVRLGEDNWGLLPGEWLEQWSKMLKFGKVQDGKLKLSKLHFQLIEQLYDQLDDDAVAREIAEKKQLLQSFDSIEEVSTPDGVQAELRNYQQAGLNWLVFLHRFKWGGILADDMGLGKTLQMLSLFRYLQSQNGSKRQQFLVIAPTTLLFNWENEILKFTPGMKYVVHWGQQRTKDSSTWKDYDIILTTYGTLTRDIEWMKDFEFTVAVLDESQAIKNPSSLRFKAVNLINATYRFTLTGTPIENNTMELYAQMQFVNPGLLGSQNFFKKEYAIPIDKNGNKEKTRELQQLIKPFLLRRTKEKVAKELPPKTEIPLFCEMEEEQRKVYEAFKNEYRNQVLSKIDEEGLDKAKFNVLDALTKLRQICDSPALMNTEEDYGNNSVKLQEILRHVREKTGKHKVIIFSQFVSMLKLITRELDKEGLVYSYLDGSTRDRKQAVETFQEDNQCRIMVISLKAGGLGLNLTEADYIYLIDPWWNPAVEQQAIDRTHRIGQDKHIFAYKMICKNTVEEKILNLQERKKTLAEDLITAEQSFVKKLSEEDIRAIFE
- a CDS encoding exo-alpha-sialidase; translated protein: MKRFMLLICLLPLTSLLLSFGQSEENPYWHKDGAFLDTQKIFHEERFPNVVVATDGTVIATWGRHSVRARRSEDGGKSWGPEITIADPGFQGGGTIVDENTGDILTFVEAGHPPGPFTMYRSKDHGKTWEPEEVEIHPDQFGHYPSMHMNEGGITLQYGEHAGRLIRPTRYYDGGNDRNYWDEHYTNAIYSDDGGQTWHTSAPFPAKGTGEAALAELSDGTVYYNSRRHHSTDGRNPRMRHIAWSHDGGETWKNLSVSEVLPDGSQHRDYGLMGGLARLRLDNHDILLFSNIESDEGRKQGVVWASFDGGKTWPVKRLVEERSFAYSSMAAGREGTPGEGMIYLLYEHDGGAKMARFNLNWLTKGKDWKTFIED
- a CDS encoding DoxX family protein, encoding MFDTSNNALHVALLILRIGFGVIFVLHGWPKIIGGVDTWSGLGGAMGVVGLDFAPAFWGFMAALAEFAGGLLLVFGFLVRPAAALLLITMLVAVLMHSAQGDALSNILHPLKGLVVFIVLLYSGAGKYSLDRRFAK
- a CDS encoding SMP-30/gluconolactonase/LRE family protein; translation: MKTNNRPLNKKDTCPAKRAIAFCSWKRLIPLMLLAFFAFHSRIANAQIMDTQGIVAEDASLELLGTGFEFTEGPAPDDEGNVYFTDQPNNDIVKWDASTGEVTLFMDEAGRSNGMFFDDRGHLITCADMKNQLWSIDLDTRDVEVLVDGYRSNRLNGPNDLWIHPNGGIYFTDPLYKRDYWKRDPKMQQDGEHVYYLSPDRSRLMRVGDDVVKPNGIIGTPDGEKLYVADIGDDKTYVYDINEDATLSNRQVLFELGSDGMTLDDKGNVYVTGDGVTVFDKTGEKIAHIPVDKGWTANVCFGGPDRHTLFITAMDSVFGLEMNVQGAY